In a genomic window of Saccharothrix sp. HUAS TT1:
- a CDS encoding SRPBCC family protein has translation MPRLEPFDVDFFDSAPQRHSYVLDLPVSPERVWRGLSASNPLWWCRLLSSVEYTSPRPFGVGTTRTAVLLGVLRLREHFIRWEEGRRQSFLVDRANLPVFRRFGEDYLVERAGDGCRLTWTFAYEPGAKVHGRVNSVVFSSMVADTRRHFGG, from the coding sequence GTGCCCCGCTTGGAGCCGTTCGACGTGGACTTCTTCGACTCGGCGCCGCAGCGCCACAGCTACGTGCTGGACCTGCCGGTGTCACCCGAACGTGTCTGGCGCGGACTCTCCGCCTCCAACCCGCTGTGGTGGTGCCGCCTGCTGTCGTCGGTGGAGTACACCTCGCCGCGCCCCTTCGGGGTGGGCACGACGAGGACGGCGGTGCTGCTGGGCGTGCTGCGGCTGCGCGAGCACTTCATCCGGTGGGAGGAGGGGCGGCGGCAGTCGTTCCTGGTCGACCGGGCCAACCTGCCGGTGTTCCGGCGGTTCGGCGAGGACTACCTGGTGGAGCGGGCGGGCGACGGGTGCCGGCTGACCTGGACGTTCGCGTACGAGCCCGGGGCGAAGGTCCACGGGCGGGTGAACTCGGTGGTGTTCAGCTCGATGGTGGCGGACACGCGACGCCACTTCGGCGGCTGA
- a CDS encoding acyl-CoA dehydrogenase family protein codes for MTSTDGRQKWLTVAEELATALRVDAAERDRRGAEPVAEVEALRRSGVLTVDDWATQQAVTRVVGAADANVGHLLGYHYLQVWRSGLFDNPAFDAGDDVFWAGVSNPLDAALELRPVDGGFEVSGRKTFATGASVADRLVVSATRTGTGEKVTFTLDAKADGITYARDWDNIGQRLTASGGVVFDRVRVPAHQVLGPHDDTSPRLSLAALGFQLVLAQLYVAMAEGALAEAAQYARTTTRPWFLSGVDKATADPYLLGTYGELVAEARAAGLLADHASAELHRASGRGAALTRDERAATAAAISAAKVVATRVANQTTSRVFELCGARATAAGYAFDRFWRNARTLTLHDPVAYKAREVGAYHLTGEHAPFTGYS; via the coding sequence ATGACGAGCACCGATGGTCGGCAGAAGTGGCTGACCGTCGCCGAGGAGCTGGCGACCGCGTTGCGGGTGGACGCGGCGGAGCGGGATCGGCGCGGTGCGGAGCCCGTGGCCGAGGTCGAGGCGTTGCGCCGGTCCGGGGTGTTGACGGTCGACGACTGGGCCACGCAGCAGGCGGTGACCAGGGTGGTCGGCGCGGCCGACGCCAACGTCGGGCACCTCCTCGGCTACCACTACCTGCAGGTCTGGCGCAGCGGGCTGTTCGACAACCCGGCGTTCGACGCGGGTGACGACGTGTTCTGGGCCGGGGTCAGCAACCCGCTGGACGCGGCGCTGGAGCTGCGGCCCGTCGACGGCGGGTTCGAGGTCAGCGGGCGCAAGACGTTCGCCACCGGCGCGTCGGTGGCCGACCGGCTCGTGGTCAGCGCCACCCGCACCGGGACGGGCGAGAAGGTGACGTTCACCCTCGACGCGAAGGCCGACGGCATCACGTACGCGAGGGACTGGGACAACATCGGCCAGCGCCTCACGGCCAGCGGCGGGGTGGTGTTCGACCGCGTGCGCGTGCCCGCCCACCAGGTGCTCGGGCCGCACGACGACACGAGCCCGCGGCTCTCGCTGGCAGCGCTGGGTTTCCAGCTCGTGCTGGCCCAGCTGTACGTGGCGATGGCCGAGGGCGCGCTCGCCGAGGCCGCCCAGTACGCCCGCACGACCACCCGCCCGTGGTTCCTCAGCGGCGTGGACAAGGCGACCGCCGACCCCTACCTCCTCGGCACGTACGGCGAGCTGGTCGCCGAAGCGCGGGCCGCCGGCCTCCTCGCCGACCACGCGTCCGCCGAGCTGCACCGGGCATCCGGCCGCGGCGCCGCGCTGACCAGGGACGAGCGCGCCGCGACCGCCGCCGCCATCTCGGCCGCCAAGGTCGTCGCCACCAGGGTCGCGAACCAGACCACCAGCCGGGTGTTCGAGCTGTGCGGCGCCCGCGCGACCGCCGCCGGCTACGCCTTCGACCGGTTCTGGCGCAACGCCCGCACGCTCACCCTGCACGACCCGGTGGCGTACAAGGCGCGCGAGGTCGGCGCGTACCACCTCACCGGCGAGCACGCCCCGTTCACCGGGTACAGCTGA
- a CDS encoding DUF397 domain-containing protein, which yields MWRTSSYSSENGSCVAVRFPAAGPVGVRDSKNPAGPGLAFPASAWAGFVKRSK from the coding sequence GTGTGGCGCACCAGCAGTTACAGCTCGGAGAACGGTAGCTGCGTCGCCGTGAGGTTCCCGGCCGCCGGACCGGTCGGCGTCCGTGATTCGAAGAACCCGGCCGGGCCGGGGCTCGCCTTCCCGGCGAGCGCGTGGGCCGGGTTCGTCAAGCGCAGCAAGTGA
- a CDS encoding helix-turn-helix domain-containing protein produces the protein MFELAAPSALQWLIGIELARYRKEAGLSLSELSAACGIGKPKLGHMETGRSTQYPGDIRKILKACDVERENIDRLVLLSSRADDASWVGPWADVVSDWLRTLLGLESLARREFVFEPIVLPGLLQTEAYAMAMTSGASRVRPDLADRLVELRMQRTLLLGKDEPLELHAVINEQALRLRVGDQEVRDEQYRHLVKLSEQPNVTIQVVRPEAGLHSATTGQFMLLDFIDARSIVYIEIQDAAVFVDDSARVRTYTLSTQSLERVALSPGESVALIESLIT, from the coding sequence ATGTTCGAGTTGGCCGCGCCTTCGGCGCTTCAGTGGTTGATCGGCATCGAACTGGCGCGGTACCGGAAGGAAGCCGGCCTGTCGCTGAGCGAGCTGTCGGCGGCGTGCGGCATCGGCAAGCCCAAGCTCGGCCACATGGAGACCGGCCGGAGCACGCAGTACCCGGGCGACATCCGCAAGATCCTCAAAGCCTGCGACGTCGAGCGCGAGAACATCGACCGGCTCGTGCTGTTGAGCAGCCGGGCCGACGACGCCTCGTGGGTCGGCCCGTGGGCCGATGTGGTGTCGGACTGGCTGCGCACCCTGCTCGGACTGGAGTCGCTGGCGCGCAGGGAGTTCGTCTTCGAACCGATCGTGCTGCCCGGCCTGCTCCAGACCGAGGCTTACGCCATGGCCATGACGAGCGGGGCCAGCCGAGTGCGCCCGGATCTCGCCGACCGGCTCGTGGAACTCCGGATGCAACGCACCCTGCTGCTCGGCAAGGACGAGCCGCTCGAACTGCACGCGGTGATCAACGAGCAGGCCCTGCGGCTCCGGGTGGGTGATCAGGAGGTGCGCGACGAGCAGTACCGGCACCTCGTGAAGCTGAGCGAGCAGCCCAACGTGACGATCCAGGTGGTGCGCCCGGAGGCCGGCTTGCACTCGGCGACGACCGGCCAGTTCATGCTGCTGGACTTCATCGACGCGCGGTCGATCGTGTACATCGAGATCCAGGACGCGGCGGTGTTCGTGGATGACTCGGCGCGGGTGCGGACCTATACGCTGAGCACGCAGAGCCTGGAGCGAGTCGCGCTGTCGCCCGGGGAGAGCGTGGCTCTGATCGAATCGTTGATCACGTAG
- a CDS encoding tetratricopeptide repeat protein: MPDQPRTARSNDMSGTASAVVQAASIAGGVHLHATHADPVRPPRELPPDVHPFIDRAEQLAEMDLLLASTEEVPSTNAVVISAVSGTAGVGKTAFATHWAHRVSHRFPDGQLYVNLRGYSPDEPVPPAEALANLLRSLGVPNSDIPHDLDERATRFRSLAAGRRMLIVLDNARSAEQVRPLLPGTSSCLVLVTSRDALPGLVSRDGARRMNLDLLAHNQAVSLLRMLVGPRVDAEPEAADALVRHCARLPLALRIAADLVTTTHEVTLAELVAELADEQSRLDLLDAGEDPRTAVRAVLSWSYRNLDPAQARAFRLLGLHPGRDFDPISASVLFESTLIRTRRLLDSLVRAHLLERTRLGRYQMHDLLRVYAAGLASREETPEVHDAALRRLLDFFLHTASLAMEILFPHERDRRPALPVGGGSPVKLANRAEAEQWLETERITFSAMAALTADPVWAVYATLLSTTLYRFLDIHGHFDEAVTLHGFAVTAARRLGDSVAEGRALHNLGVVHQRLGHYLPSRDDLEQAIVVLDRTDRPLIQALALADLGNVLMLLGRHDEALARDASALRLFEGVGDRTGQGQVLNNMGLVLDRLGRHEESVEHLQRALALFQETDDQPRMGYALNDIGVVLQHLDRSDEALGHHEDALGLARATHDRALEAEALNGLGGALRRMEVTEEVLQYHEQALAIALDIGDRHEQAQAHEGAANAYEALANTAEARQRWRLALEIYLDLGSPEAEEVRRRLERLDG, translated from the coding sequence GTGCCGGACCAGCCTCGGACCGCCAGGTCCAACGACATGTCCGGCACGGCGAGCGCCGTCGTGCAGGCCGCCTCCATAGCGGGCGGCGTGCACCTCCACGCCACTCACGCCGACCCGGTCCGGCCGCCCCGCGAGCTGCCTCCGGACGTGCACCCGTTCATCGACCGGGCGGAACAGCTGGCCGAGATGGACCTGCTGCTCGCGTCGACGGAGGAGGTGCCCTCGACGAACGCGGTGGTGATCTCCGCGGTGTCCGGCACGGCCGGCGTGGGCAAGACCGCTTTCGCCACGCACTGGGCGCACCGCGTCAGCCACCGGTTCCCCGACGGCCAGCTCTACGTGAACCTGCGCGGTTATAGCCCGGACGAGCCGGTGCCGCCCGCAGAGGCCCTGGCCAACCTGCTGCGATCGCTGGGCGTGCCGAACTCGGACATCCCCCACGACTTGGACGAGCGGGCAACCCGGTTCCGGAGCCTGGCCGCCGGTCGTCGGATGCTGATCGTGCTGGACAACGCTCGTTCCGCCGAGCAGGTGCGACCGCTGCTCCCGGGAACGTCCTCCTGCCTGGTCCTCGTGACCAGCCGTGATGCCCTGCCCGGTCTGGTCTCCCGGGATGGCGCTCGCCGGATGAACCTGGACCTGCTGGCCCACAACCAGGCGGTGAGCCTGTTGCGGATGCTGGTCGGCCCCCGGGTGGACGCCGAACCGGAAGCCGCCGACGCCCTCGTCCGGCACTGCGCCCGATTACCCCTGGCCCTGCGGATCGCCGCGGACCTGGTCACCACCACCCACGAGGTGACGCTCGCGGAACTCGTCGCCGAACTCGCGGACGAGCAGAGCAGGCTGGACCTGCTCGACGCTGGTGAGGACCCGCGCACGGCGGTGCGCGCCGTGCTCTCCTGGTCCTACCGGAACCTCGATCCCGCACAGGCCAGGGCGTTCCGCCTGCTCGGCCTGCACCCCGGTCGCGACTTCGACCCGATCAGCGCGTCGGTGCTGTTCGAGAGCACGCTGATCCGCACGCGCCGGCTGCTCGACTCGCTCGTCCGCGCACACCTGCTGGAACGCACCAGGCTCGGCCGCTACCAGATGCACGACCTGCTCCGCGTCTACGCGGCCGGCCTCGCTTCGCGGGAAGAGACCCCCGAGGTGCACGACGCGGCGTTGCGGCGGTTGCTGGACTTCTTCCTCCACACCGCGTCACTCGCCATGGAAATCCTCTTCCCCCACGAGCGCGACCGGAGGCCGGCGCTGCCCGTCGGCGGCGGTTCGCCCGTGAAGCTCGCGAACCGCGCTGAGGCGGAGCAGTGGTTGGAAACCGAGCGCATCACGTTCTCCGCGATGGCGGCGCTGACGGCAGACCCCGTGTGGGCGGTCTACGCGACGCTGCTCTCCACGACCCTCTACCGGTTCCTCGACATACACGGCCACTTCGACGAAGCGGTCACCCTGCACGGCTTCGCGGTCACCGCGGCGAGACGGCTGGGCGACAGCGTGGCCGAGGGTCGCGCTCTGCACAACCTCGGGGTCGTGCACCAGCGCCTGGGGCACTACCTGCCGTCGCGGGACGACCTGGAACAGGCGATCGTCGTGCTCGACCGCACGGATCGGCCGCTGATCCAGGCGCTGGCGCTGGCGGACCTGGGCAACGTGCTGATGCTCCTGGGCCGACATGACGAGGCGTTGGCACGCGACGCTTCCGCCCTGCGGTTGTTCGAAGGTGTGGGCGACCGCACCGGGCAGGGGCAGGTGCTCAACAACATGGGACTGGTGCTCGACCGGTTGGGCCGCCACGAGGAGTCCGTCGAGCACCTGCAGCGAGCGCTGGCCCTGTTCCAGGAGACGGACGACCAGCCGCGCATGGGCTACGCGCTCAACGACATCGGCGTGGTCCTCCAGCACCTGGACCGTTCCGACGAGGCACTGGGGCACCACGAGGACGCGCTGGGTCTCGCGCGGGCCACCCACGATCGGGCGCTGGAGGCGGAAGCGCTCAACGGACTCGGCGGCGCGCTACGCCGGATGGAGGTCACGGAAGAGGTTCTGCAGTACCACGAACAAGCGCTCGCGATCGCCTTGGACATCGGCGATCGCCATGAGCAGGCGCAGGCGCACGAGGGCGCCGCCAACGCCTACGAGGCGTTGGCGAACACCGCCGAAGCTCGACAACGGTGGCGGCTCGCACTGGAGATCTACCTCGACCTGGGCTCCCCCGAAGCCGAAGAGGTCCGTCGGCGGTTGGAGCGGCTGGACGGCTGA
- a CDS encoding germacradienol/geosmin synthase: MQPFQLPDFYLPHPARLNPNLERARTHTKAWAHEMDMIDVPQHGTVIWTEHDLDSHDYALLCAYTHPDASPDDLDLVTDWYVWVFYFDDHFVELYKRNPDIAGAKAYLDRLPLFMPVDGPITEAPTNPVEKGLADLWTRTVGSHSADWRRRFADNTEHLLDESMWELLNISEGRLSNPIEYIEMRRKVGGAPWSANLVEHVTGMEVPARIALSRPLGVLRDTFADAVHLRNDLFSYEREVLDEGELSNGVLVLEKFLDLPTQEAAEAVNDLLTSRLHQFEHTAVTEVPSLLDEHAVDPAGRLAVLAYVKGLQDWQSGGHEWHARSSRYMNQGAVASNPVLGGPTGIGTSAARSLLATAPQRLRSFSHVPYSAVPPMPEPALDMPYPLRVSPHWAHAREASVAWAREVGIFDDVPRVWTEERLRDIDLALCSAGIAPDATADELVINALWLTWGTYGDDYYPQAFGRTPDMAAARAVTERLKQMMPLEGASPAPVTPMERGLADVWQRTTAPMPLENRRQLREALDKMLDSWVWELKNQHENRVPDPVDYVEMRRATFGSDLTMSLARFGHGRLVPDELYRSRAIRNIENSAIDYATLLNDLFSYRKEVQFEGEVHNMVLVVRNFLDVDHERAFRITTDLANARLAQFAHSVAVELPALFEEFDLDADVRAALTAHATELEDWVAGILNWHREVVRYHDADLAKHFGGRDVAPSLRTLRGPTGLGTASTRILVNHG, translated from the coding sequence ATGCAGCCGTTCCAGTTGCCGGACTTCTACCTGCCCCATCCGGCGCGGCTGAACCCCAACCTGGAGCGCGCCCGCACGCACACCAAGGCGTGGGCCCACGAGATGGACATGATCGACGTGCCCCAGCACGGCACGGTGATCTGGACCGAGCACGACCTCGACTCGCACGACTACGCGTTGCTCTGCGCCTACACCCACCCCGACGCCTCGCCGGACGACCTCGACCTGGTCACCGACTGGTACGTGTGGGTCTTCTACTTCGACGACCACTTCGTCGAGCTGTACAAGCGCAACCCGGACATCGCCGGCGCGAAGGCCTACCTGGACCGGCTGCCGCTGTTCATGCCGGTCGACGGCCCGATCACGGAGGCGCCGACCAACCCGGTGGAGAAGGGCCTGGCCGACCTGTGGACGCGCACCGTCGGCTCGCACTCGGCCGACTGGCGCCGTCGGTTCGCCGACAACACCGAGCACCTGCTGGACGAGTCCATGTGGGAGCTGCTGAACATCTCCGAGGGCAGGCTCTCCAACCCGATCGAGTACATCGAGATGCGCCGCAAGGTGGGCGGCGCGCCGTGGTCGGCGAACCTGGTCGAGCACGTCACGGGCATGGAGGTGCCCGCCCGCATCGCGCTGAGCCGTCCCCTGGGCGTGCTGCGCGACACGTTCGCCGACGCCGTGCACCTGCGCAACGACCTGTTCTCCTACGAGCGCGAGGTGCTGGACGAGGGCGAGCTGAGCAACGGCGTCCTGGTGCTGGAGAAGTTCCTCGACCTGCCGACCCAGGAGGCCGCCGAGGCGGTCAACGACCTGCTCACGTCCCGCCTGCACCAGTTCGAGCACACGGCGGTCACCGAGGTGCCGTCGCTGCTGGACGAGCACGCCGTCGACCCGGCGGGCAGGCTGGCCGTGCTGGCGTACGTGAAGGGCCTCCAGGACTGGCAGTCCGGCGGGCACGAGTGGCACGCCCGCTCCAGCAGGTACATGAACCAGGGCGCGGTCGCCTCGAACCCGGTGCTCGGCGGCCCGACGGGCATCGGCACGAGCGCGGCCCGCTCGCTGCTCGCGACCGCGCCGCAACGCCTGCGCAGCTTCAGCCACGTGCCGTACTCCGCGGTCCCGCCGATGCCCGAACCGGCGCTGGACATGCCGTACCCGCTGCGGGTGAGCCCGCACTGGGCGCACGCGCGCGAGGCGAGCGTCGCCTGGGCGCGGGAGGTGGGCATCTTCGACGACGTGCCGCGGGTGTGGACCGAGGAGCGGCTGCGCGACATCGACCTCGCGCTGTGCTCGGCGGGCATCGCCCCGGACGCCACGGCGGACGAGCTGGTGATCAACGCCCTGTGGCTGACCTGGGGCACCTACGGCGACGACTACTACCCGCAGGCGTTCGGCCGGACCCCGGACATGGCCGCGGCGAGGGCTGTCACCGAGCGGCTGAAGCAGATGATGCCGCTGGAGGGCGCGTCGCCCGCGCCGGTGACGCCGATGGAACGCGGGCTGGCCGACGTGTGGCAGCGCACCACGGCCCCGATGCCGCTGGAGAACCGGCGGCAGCTGCGCGAGGCGCTGGACAAGATGCTCGACAGCTGGGTGTGGGAGCTGAAGAACCAGCACGAGAACCGCGTGCCCGACCCGGTCGACTACGTCGAGATGCGCCGCGCCACGTTCGGCTCCGACCTGACCATGAGCCTGGCCCGGTTCGGCCACGGCCGGCTGGTGCCCGACGAGCTGTACCGGTCGCGGGCCATCCGCAACATCGAGAACTCGGCGATCGACTACGCCACGCTGCTCAACGACCTCTTCTCGTACCGCAAGGAGGTCCAGTTCGAGGGCGAGGTGCACAACATGGTGCTCGTCGTGCGCAACTTCCTCGACGTGGACCACGAGCGGGCGTTCCGGATCACCACCGACCTGGCCAACGCGCGGCTCGCGCAGTTCGCGCACTCGGTCGCGGTCGAGCTGCCCGCGCTGTTCGAGGAGTTCGACCTGGACGCCGACGTCCGCGCCGCGCTCACCGCGCACGCCACCGAGCTGGAGGACTGGGTGGCCGGCATCCTGAACTGGCACCGGGAGGTCGTCCGCTACCACGACGCCGACCTGGCCAAGCACTTCGGCGGCCGGGACGTCGCGCCGAGCCTGCGGACGCTGCGCGGCCCGACCGGCCTGGGCACCGCGTCCACCCGCATCCTGGTGAACCACGGGTGA
- a CDS encoding ABC transporter ATP-binding protein, with protein MSKGDALLAGEDLVLAHHDRAVVHGVSLGLRAGTVTALVGPNGSGKSTVLRSLARLHRPREGRVKVGERSVWGHSPLSGKEFARNVTLLTQQRPTPSGVSVRDVVSYGRYPYRTGWRGVDPDGSAAVRRAMDLTGVTPMADRGVDELSGGELQRVWLASCLAQQTSVLLLDEPTNHLDLRYQVEVLDVVRDLANDHDVAVGVVLHDLDHAAIVADEVVLLSEGKVVAAGGVRDVLTGDHLTHAYGVAVHVADDPVTGAIHCRPLGRHTPRPV; from the coding sequence ATGTCTAAGGGAGACGCGCTGCTCGCGGGTGAGGACCTGGTCCTGGCGCACCACGACCGCGCGGTGGTGCACGGCGTCTCGCTCGGGCTGCGCGCGGGGACCGTGACGGCGCTCGTCGGGCCCAACGGGTCCGGCAAGTCGACCGTCCTGCGCTCCCTCGCCCGCCTGCACCGGCCGCGCGAGGGGCGGGTCAAGGTCGGCGAGCGCTCGGTCTGGGGCCACTCCCCGCTGTCCGGCAAGGAGTTCGCCCGCAACGTCACCCTGCTCACCCAGCAGCGGCCGACGCCGTCCGGGGTCTCCGTGCGCGACGTCGTCTCCTACGGCCGGTACCCGTACCGGACCGGGTGGCGGGGCGTCGACCCGGACGGGAGCGCCGCCGTCCGGCGCGCCATGGACCTGACGGGTGTCACCCCGATGGCCGACCGCGGGGTGGACGAGCTGTCCGGCGGCGAGCTGCAGCGCGTCTGGCTCGCGTCGTGCCTGGCGCAGCAGACCTCCGTGCTGCTGCTGGACGAGCCGACCAACCACCTCGACCTGCGCTACCAGGTCGAGGTGCTGGACGTGGTGCGCGACCTGGCGAACGACCACGACGTGGCGGTCGGCGTGGTGCTGCACGACCTCGACCACGCGGCGATCGTCGCCGACGAGGTCGTGCTGCTGTCGGAGGGGAAGGTCGTCGCGGCGGGCGGGGTCCGCGACGTCCTCACCGGCGACCACCTCACCCACGCCTACGGCGTCGCGGTGCACGTCGCGGACGACCCGGTGACCGGCGCGATCCACTGCCGCCCCCTCGGCAGGCACACCCCGCGACCGGTCTGA
- a CDS encoding family 20 glycosylhydrolase, producing the protein MKLQVRTARALAVLVLVLGTTVVWATGSGTTTASAAEPLRSIVPAPVSVQPTAGVTHAITADTRIRTTAAARAVGDHLAALLRPSTGYALPVTDTTGTPADGISLLIGGAPASVGDQGYQLSVTAASVQLRANTAAGLFAGVQTLRQLLPTKAESRTAQPGPWTVPGATITDHPRFAHRGAMLDVARHFHPVATVKRYIDQLALYKVNYFHLHLTDDQGWRIAVDSWPRLTTHGGSTQVGGGPGGYYTKAQYQEIVAHAAARHMTVVPEVDLPGHTNAALSSYAELNCNGVAPAMRTDIAVGYSSLCVSKEITYTFVEDVIREIAALTPGPYLHIGGDEAHATTDQEYLTFMSRVLPLVGKYGKKPMGWHEFVKTTSDTSAVAQYWGTTTSNAVVQNAAARGQKILMSPANKAYLDMKYHSGTPLGLSWAGLIEVQDAYNWNPGTHVSGVPESAVLGVEAPLWTETVVTSAHIDYLAFPRLVAIAELGWSPWSTHNWDAFRSRLAAQAPRWTAMGIDFYRSTQVPWETGGPTTTTTTTTNPSSGTWTANTAYSTGARVTYNGVTYQCRQPHTSQPGWEPPNVPALWQRL; encoded by the coding sequence GTGAAACTCCAAGTGAGGACGGCGAGAGCGCTCGCCGTCCTGGTGCTGGTGCTCGGCACGACCGTCGTCTGGGCAACGGGCTCGGGTACCACCACCGCCTCGGCCGCCGAACCCCTGCGGAGCATCGTCCCGGCACCCGTGTCGGTGCAGCCGACCGCCGGCGTCACGCACGCGATCACCGCCGACACCCGCATCCGCACCACGGCCGCCGCGCGCGCCGTCGGCGATCACCTCGCCGCGCTGCTGCGCCCGTCGACCGGCTACGCCCTGCCCGTCACCGACACCACCGGCACACCGGCCGACGGCATCTCGCTGCTCATCGGCGGCGCGCCGGCGTCCGTCGGCGACCAGGGCTACCAGCTCTCCGTCACCGCCGCGTCGGTCCAACTGCGCGCCAACACCGCCGCGGGCCTGTTCGCGGGCGTGCAGACGCTGCGCCAGCTGCTGCCCACCAAGGCCGAGAGCCGCACCGCCCAGCCGGGGCCGTGGACCGTGCCCGGCGCGACGATCACCGACCACCCGCGGTTCGCCCACCGCGGCGCGATGCTCGACGTGGCGCGCCACTTCCACCCGGTCGCCACCGTCAAGCGGTACATCGACCAGCTCGCGCTGTACAAGGTGAACTACTTCCACCTGCACCTCACCGACGACCAGGGCTGGCGCATCGCCGTCGACAGCTGGCCGCGCCTGACCACCCACGGCGGCAGCACGCAGGTCGGCGGCGGGCCGGGCGGGTACTACACGAAGGCGCAGTACCAGGAGATCGTGGCGCACGCGGCGGCCCGGCACATGACCGTCGTGCCCGAGGTCGACCTGCCCGGCCACACCAACGCGGCGCTGTCGTCGTACGCCGAGCTGAACTGCAACGGCGTCGCGCCCGCGATGCGCACGGACATCGCGGTCGGCTACTCGTCGCTGTGCGTGTCCAAGGAGATCACTTACACGTTCGTGGAGGACGTGATCCGCGAGATCGCGGCGCTGACGCCCGGCCCGTACCTCCACATCGGCGGCGACGAGGCGCACGCGACCACCGACCAGGAGTACCTGACGTTCATGAGCCGGGTGCTGCCGCTGGTCGGCAAGTACGGCAAGAAGCCGATGGGCTGGCACGAGTTCGTCAAGACGACCTCGGACACGTCGGCGGTCGCGCAGTACTGGGGGACGACGACCTCCAACGCGGTCGTCCAGAACGCCGCCGCGCGTGGTCAGAAGATCCTGATGTCGCCCGCGAACAAGGCGTACCTGGACATGAAGTACCACTCCGGCACGCCGCTCGGCCTCAGCTGGGCGGGGCTCATCGAGGTCCAGGACGCCTACAACTGGAACCCCGGCACGCACGTCTCCGGCGTCCCGGAGTCCGCCGTGCTGGGCGTGGAAGCTCCACTGTGGACCGAGACGGTCGTGACGTCCGCGCACATCGACTACCTGGCGTTCCCGCGCCTGGTCGCCATCGCCGAACTGGGCTGGTCGCCGTGGTCGACCCACAACTGGGACGCCTTCCGCTCCCGCCTGGCCGCCCAGGCCCCGCGCTGGACCGCGATGGGCATCGACTTCTACCGCTCGACCCAGGTCCCGTGGGAAACCGGCGGCCCCACGACCACCACCACGACCACCACCAACCCCTCCTCCGGCACCTGGACCGCCAACACCGCCTACTCGACCGGCGCCCGAGTCACCTACAACGGCGTCACCTACCAGTGCCGCCAGCCGCACACCTCCCAGCCCGGCTGGGAACCGCCGAACGTCCCCGCCCTCTGGCAACGCCTCTGA
- a CDS encoding XRE family transcriptional regulator: MAIAEGSHSLAHRLRALREEQWPDVTITQSDLAQAFSADKPASVPLLSSWESRAKPKTPPLHRLAAYATFFATKRSVETHPYRLIPVDELTIDEQRRRDELLRELTDLRPADRGDDGRVGQDTADRSFWHFDDRHDVTIVVAQLPADMRARMPYSDPTQPDYVELYTYADLDALIELHGHIRALNPRSPVNFRIASDLAPDDYTTHLVLLGGVDWNLVTRELLDRVDLPVTQVARHDDAEAGGFLVRRPDGGETLFAPQLSTHGGREVLHEDVAHFYRGPNPFNHKRTVTICNGQYGRGTLGVVRVLTDVRFRDRNTEYLATRFAGVRAYSVLTKVLVVNGQVVTPDWNLPDQRLFEWPEGGS, translated from the coding sequence GTGGCCATCGCGGAGGGATCCCACTCGCTGGCGCACCGCCTCCGGGCACTGCGCGAGGAGCAGTGGCCTGATGTGACCATCACCCAGAGCGACCTGGCCCAGGCGTTCAGCGCGGACAAGCCCGCCAGCGTGCCCCTGCTGTCGTCGTGGGAGAGCCGCGCCAAGCCGAAGACCCCGCCACTGCACCGCCTTGCCGCCTACGCCACGTTCTTCGCCACCAAGCGCTCCGTCGAGACCCATCCGTACCGGCTGATCCCGGTTGACGAGCTGACCATCGACGAACAGCGCCGCCGCGACGAACTGCTGCGCGAGCTGACCGACCTGCGCCCTGCCGACCGGGGTGACGACGGCCGAGTCGGGCAGGACACCGCGGACCGCAGCTTCTGGCACTTCGACGACCGGCACGACGTCACCATCGTCGTCGCCCAGCTCCCGGCCGACATGCGTGCCCGGATGCCCTACTCCGACCCGACCCAGCCGGACTACGTCGAGCTGTACACCTACGCCGACCTCGACGCCCTGATCGAGCTGCACGGCCACATCCGCGCCCTGAACCCCCGCAGCCCGGTCAACTTCCGCATCGCCTCCGACCTCGCGCCCGACGACTACACCACGCACCTGGTGCTGCTCGGCGGCGTCGACTGGAACCTGGTCACCCGCGAGCTGCTGGACCGGGTCGACCTCCCGGTCACCCAGGTCGCCCGGCACGACGACGCCGAGGCGGGCGGGTTTCTGGTGCGCCGGCCGGACGGTGGCGAGACGCTGTTCGCGCCGCAGTTGAGCACGCATGGGGGGCGCGAGGTGCTGCACGAGGACGTCGCGCACTTCTACCGCGGGCCGAACCCGTTCAACCACAAGCGGACGGTCACGATCTGCAACGGCCAGTACGGTCGGGGAACCCTCGGCGTCGTGCGGGTGCTCACCGACGTGAGGTTCCGCGACCGCAACACGGAGTACCTGGCCACCCGGTTCGCGGGCGTGCGCGCCTACAGCGTCCTCACCAAGGTGCTGGTGGTGAACGGTCAGGTCGTCACCCCTGACTGGAACCTGCCCGACCAACGCCTCTTCGAGTGGCCGGAGGGCGGGAGTTGA